One Danio aesculapii chromosome 22, fDanAes4.1, whole genome shotgun sequence genomic window carries:
- the mccc1 gene encoding methylcrotonoyl-CoA carboxylase subunit alpha, mitochondrial, with translation MAAVFLKTHINGTINKHLLTLIWTKGSVRHGSVGRIEKVVIANRGEIACRVMRTARKMGVRSVAVYSDADRQSMHVAMADEAYHIGPAASQQSYLCMDKILDVAKKSSAQAVHPGYGFLSENTEFAEQCKQEGIIFIGPPSSAIRDMGIKSTSKHIMSAAGVPIIEGYHGDDQSDARLQSEAARIGYPVMIKAVRGGGGKGMRIAQSEAEFHEQLESARREARKSFNDDVMLIEKFVENPRHVEVQVFGDQYGDAVYLFERDCSVQRRHQKIIEEAPGPGISPEVRRKLGEAAVRAAKAVNYVGAGTVEFIMDAQHNFYFMEMNTRLQVEHPVSEMITGTDLVEWQLRVAAGEKLPLTQEQIELRGHSFEARIYAEDPNNNFLPGAGPLLHLSTPPGDQNTRIETGVREGDEVSAHYDPMIAKLVVWGEDRSAALKKLRYCLRQYNIVGLNTNIDFLLSLSGHPEFEAGNVHTSFIPQHYDQLFPAAQSPSGEVICQAALGLLLREKQQTQKYREQTSDVFSPFASSNGRRLNVLQCRNMSLQLGDNKVAVSITYNPDGTYSMETGGQVFAVSGELQLEGDVTYLCCSVNGVLSRPKLVILDNTVHIFSMEGSAQVDVPVPKFLAGVSGSSAQGGAVAPMTGTIEKVLVKAGDSVQKGDPLMVMIAMKMEHTIRAPKAGVIKKVFFKEGSQASRHAALVEMEEEEEAAGEE, from the exons ATGGCTGCAGTGTTTTTGAAAACTCACATCAATGGAACTATAAACAAACATCTGCT GACGCTGATCTGGACCAAAGGATCCGTCAGACATGGCTCTGTGG GCCGGATCGAGAAGGTGGTCATCGCTAACAGAGGAGAGATCGCCTGTCGGGTGATGAGGACGGCCAGGAAGATGGGGGTTCGTTCGGTCGCGGTTTACAGCGATGCAGACAGGCAGTCCATGCATGTGGCCATG GCGGACGAGGCGTATCACATCGGTCCAGCAGCGTCTCAGCAGAGTTACCTGTGCATGGACAAGATCCTGGACGTGGCCAAAAAATCCTCTGCACAG GCGGTTCACCCCGGATATGGTTTCCTCTCTGAAAACACTGAGTTTGCCGAACAGTGCAAACAGGAAGGCATCATCTTCATTGGCCCTCCTTCATCAGCCATTCGGGACATGGGCATCAAAAG CACATCCAAACACATCATGTCAGCTGCCGGCGTGCCAATCATCGAGGGTTACCATGGAGACGACCAATCAGATGCGAGACTTCAGAGCGAGGCAGCAAGGATTGGTTACCCTGTGATGATCAAAGCGGTTCGAGGAGGTGGAGGAAAG GGAATGCGAATCGCGCAGTCAGAAGCAGAGTTTCATGAACAGCTGGAGTCCGCAAGAAGAGAAGCTCGCAAATCCTTCAATGATGACGTGATGCTGATAGAGAAGTTTGTTGAAAACCCCAG ACACGTGGAGGTGCAGGTGTTTGGAGATCAGTATGGGGACGCGGTGTATCTGTTTGAGAGAGACTGTAGTGTTCAGAGGCGACACCAGAAGATCATCGAGGAGGCTccaggg CCAGGCATCAGTCCTGAGGTCAGGAGGAAACTTGGAGAGGCCGCGGTTCGAGCAGCTAAAGCAGTCAACTATGTCGGAGCAG GAACTGTGGAGTTCATCATGGACGCGCAGCACAATTTCTACTTCATGGAGATGAACACGCGTCTGCAGGTGGAGCATCCGGTCTCAGAGATGATCACAGGAACTGACCTGGTGGAGTGGCAGCTGcgg GTAGCCGCGGGAGAGAAGCTTCCTCTCACTCAGGAGCAGATCGAGCTGCGAGGTCATTCATTTGAAGCCAGAATATATGCTGAAGACCCCAATAACAACTTTCTTCCCGGAGCAGGACCTCTGTTACACCTGTCCACACCACCGGGAGACCAGAACACTCGCATCGAGACGGGAGTCAGAGAAG GTGATGAAGTCTCCGCTCATTATGACCCGATGATCGCGAAACTGGTGGTTTGGGGTGAAGATCGTTCAGCCGCTCTGAAGAAACTCAGATACTGCCTTCGACAATACAAT ATCGTGGGTCTCAACACCAACATCGACTTCCTGCTGAGCCTGTCGGGACATCCAGAGTTTGAGGCGGGAAACGTTCACACCAGCTTCATCCCGCAGCACTACGATCAACTGTTTCCAGCCGCTCAGAGTCCGTCAGGGGAAGTGATCTGTCAGGCGGCGCTCGGCCTGCTGCTCCGAGAAAAACAGCAGACGCAGAAATACAGAGAGCAGACCAGTG ACGTGTTTTCTCCGTTTGCCTCCAGTAACGGGAGACGATTGAACGTTCTGCAATGCAGAAACATGAGCCTGCAGCTCGGAGACAACA AAGTGGCAGTATCAATTACCTACAACCCTGACGGCACATACAGTATGGAG ACTGGTGGTCAGGTGTTTGCTGTATCAGGAGAGCTCCAGCTGGAGGGGGACGTGACGTACCTGTGCTGCTCAGTCAATGGAGTTCTGTCCCGACCCAAACTGGTCATCCTGGACAACACCGTACACATCTTTTCTATG GAAGGAAGTGCGCAAGTGGACGTCCCAGTGCCCAAGTTTCTGGCAGGTGTCAGTGGCTCCAGTGCACAGGGTGGCGCTGTTGCACCCATGACCGGCACTATAGAAAAG GTTTTAGTCAAGGCTGGAGACTCAGTCCAGAAAGGAGATCCATTAATGGTGATGATTGCCATGAAAATGGAG CACACCATCCGCGCACCCAAAGCCGGCGTCATCAAGAAGGTGTTCTTCAAGGAGGGCTCGCAGGCCAGCAGACATGCAGCTTTGGTGGAgatggaggaggaagaggaggccGCTGGAGAAGAGTAA